The following DNA comes from Camelina sativa cultivar DH55 chromosome 14, Cs, whole genome shotgun sequence.
TACAACATTCTCTATGAGATGAAGCCGAGCTGCAAAATCTTCTGGGATTAGATTGCAGATCCTTTCTCTACTCATCCACTCTGATACCTAATAAAATCACCGTAAGACATCAACTCCAACACCTATAAGAGATGGAGAAACCGAATCGGGAAAAAAAGGGGGAGAGTGAAAACCTGAAGGGCTTGGTGAGATTGGTTGGAATCTCGAAGCTTCTTGATGATGACTCTAACATGTGAAGGGTTCACTTGATTCCCCTGTTGCCGCCAGTGTTCAAGCACCGGAAGGATTTGTGCATTTCGATAGAGAGCATCCGAAATACGGTGCTGCAATGTTTGGGCGCTCGCTACTGTGGGAGATGATGATAGGGTTCCGAAGGAGCGAATGCCGTAACGCGTTGCGTGTTGTAGAAGAATTCTCATCATGCTCAAGTTGGAAGGAGAAGATACAAGGATCGGAAAACCTAGCTAGCTAGGGTTTAAGCAACTACGGTTTTTGTGCCGCGTcttctttattaattttcattaaaaacaaaaattttcattaattaattttaattttcattaattaattataagagatATTTGTAGAATATTTTAACGCTGGTGTGGTTTCCTATTGTTTAGGCTTGTCTAGCAAGCTTTTATTTCGTTTTGttagagtaaaaaaaatcacctaaaattgTATGCATTTCATGACAGATTTACCTGTCCATTGTCCGATAACAGTTCTACACGTAACTATCTATTAattaagtataaatatatatcaacacttattaatttatcaacatATAAACACATTtatcgacaaaaaaaatttacacttCACTTAATtgatataatataactataGGATAAATTAAATCATACATAATGTTCAGATATGCACAGTGACACAGTGTGATCTCTTTGAAATCGCGTACTAGATTTAACTATAAACAAACTTCATTAGTAGTAAATCCAGAACATACATCTTCAGCCCATATAAACACGAACGTAtttatcaacaaacaaaataattagtgaaattcattacaaatttacaatgttGAGAtattgacaacaacaaaaaaaacaactactTTTACGAGCGTGAGTTCCGCCGACAAACAGGGCAGGAACCATGAATCTTGAGCCACGCATCGATACATTCGACGTGGAAACAGTGGTCACATTGTGGTATGCACCGTACGATCTCCTTGCTAGCATATTCTGATAAACAAATGGGGCAGATGATACCATTAGTACCCGGAAGCCTTCTACTTTCTCCCAACTCCACTTTCTTGTATGATTCTATTGTAGACTGGTCAAGACCTGTAGTGACCACAACCTCTCTTGGTTGTTGAGTTACTGTTCTGGATGCGAAAGCTGTATTTTGTCTTCTCTGAGTGACGAACCTCTCAGAATTGTATATACGGATAACAATACAAgtagtgaagatgatgattccTCCGATTGTGCAAAGGGTAATAATTAGTACTCGTAATCTATTGCTTAGACCACCTGCCAAATAACGTTACTAGTTAACTAGGAAATTCGTGACCAAGATTTATATAGCttacaagtttttgtttttgacgtTGTGGATCACCACCCGAATTTCAAACATGCATATATcatattgttgacaaaaaaaaaatagtaatagaaatataattagtttcattttttgtatatttttataattaatattcagTTTAAGAAATGTAATTATCAAATTGAATTGAATCTAATATGATTATCATATCAAACATAATCATATTCAGTTCAATTCGGGTTTCGTTAGaatgtatattttgtttatagatttttaaaataagtaagaTGGTTGAAATTTATAGAATTGTAGTATATTAAGAGTATCTCCATCAAAGCATTTTAGTGAATATCTTACAAGTTGCTTAGCAAAAAAGTAGATTAATTATAATGGAAATAATCTGATTTTGCTAAGAATCGATTGTTAGCTTAGATGTTTTAGGATCATTAAGAACCTTGGGTGTGTTGGTTTGTGATTggttggagtaaaaaaaaaaaaaaaaaattctttttcttctttcccgatTTTATTTtgctctcctctctctctccttaatCGTTTCTCTGTCTCTCCTCTCTCGTCTCTTCGATATCGATATATCAGAATGGAAAAGCTTGAGAGAAGATGTATAACACTGGGCAAAGCGTCTTTCACCGGCGATATCATCATCTCGATCGACTGCGGCACTATCGACGGTGGCGGTTCATCAATTGGAGAGGGTTTTTGCTTCACCAAATCGGAGATTGAAGTGGTCAATTCTCGAATTGTTTGGTTTAATCGTTTCTCTAGGTAATAATCTCTTTTACATAATCTCTTTGATTTCATTAGTAGATCGATATGAATCATTAGCTTTATGGATTTTAATATAACTGGCCTCTTGAATTTATATCGACATGATACTGGATTCAGGGCTTTTCGTGGATAGTATATTGTAGGATTCACTAATTGTGACTTTTTTGGCAAACCACCTTTGAAATCGAATTAGAATTACCTACTGGAAATATCTGATTCTTACTTGTGTTTCTTGAATTCATCATAACTGAGAACTGATTGATCTGGTTTATCTCGAGTGGTGTTTTTGAACTCATGTTGCAAAGCTTGTCCTGGctgtgaagaaaaaaacacaagttgAGTCTAATGATGTTTGTTTCATGTAAATCGATTATGAAgagcttgttgttgtttgtttgaggCATGGATTTTGCATATgtcatagttttgttttgagCATTTGAGAGTTCATTATATCTCTCTCCCTGTCTATCTTTCTCATTGTCGTCTGAGACTGATTCTAGTTGTGTTCTCTTCTTTAGTTTGTATTTCATAGTCATTACGATGGTGCCATCAACAACCAACCAACCGTCAAACTTATCCAAAGAAATGATCAGATCAATCCAAGACAATTAACCATGAGttttcattgtaataatctaTATGTTTTGGCACTTGAATTTCAATATAACTGGCCTCTCTtctatttctcaaatttttaagaaaaatatttttaaaatcctcAAATTTAACAACTTTCAATTAACCtatgaaatattaaagtttattatgaagttcttaatttcacttttttcaaaattaaaaataaaatctgtattaAAATACTTTACTTAAGATGCTTTCATGAAGATACTCTAAATACCCTGGCCTTTTTGTCAAAATGTACCCATTTTAGtggaaataaattttgttttctaataatttttgtatgaaaTCGTTTACTTTAACTTAGATCAAGTACCCTGACACCAACATTTTGGTCGAAGTATTATTAGCGTGTGGAATGAAAGATTGGGAATACTTGCATACGACGTTGAagtgaaatatttaatttaataataattttgaagcAACTATATAATTAACTAATCAATTAGTCAATTCATCATAGCCAAATTTAAATcctactaggatttttgtaatttatttaatgagTAAATaagttgggaaaaaaaaacttgatttgaAATTTTCCACCAAAACTTCTTCAGCCTTAACAAAACTGACATTTTTCGGATtataaggaaagaaaaagaagataaaacaatCAAGATCGTACCGGATTTATCAGCGAAGCATTTGACTTGGAGGGAGGCCTTGTTCTTGAAACCACATCTCAAGAATTGGTTTTCACAACTCCTGCAATTCGGCGAGCTCCATTCCAGCATAAGGTCTACATAGTTGATCACACCAGAGAATCTCTCTTTAAACAGCACATCTTTAAATCCCACGCTAACTGGAACAGCTAGTCTCTTCACGACCTGGCAAGAAGGTAGCATTGAATTTGCTAGAGACAGGTTAGACGTGGCGAAGAAGGATGTGGTAGAATTGCTTAGGCAAGTTATGGTCGGATACCAAGACGGGATCACGATCTCATTAGGACAGGTTAAGAACGTGTAGTTGACACTGAAACCATTAGAGAAAGGAGATCCTGAAGTATTAAAGGTTAAAAGCCTTTTCACCAAACATTTTTCAGGGTCGCTGATATAAATCTGCTGCTCTGAGTAGTTGATAGTCTCGACAAGAAATGTTCCGGACATGGGAAGCTCTAGGACTGTCTTATTGATCAGTTTGTTGCAATGGACATTGAATCCTGTATGCCCGCAGAAGGGAAAACGAATAGGGACACCAAGTCGTTCAcaattattaatatatgattCCATATATGAAGAAGGACATTTTTGAGGGTTTGAGGCGTGTCTGAGAGGGAAAAGGAAGACGAAGAGGAAAACTAAAAGGGAAAATTGTTTTGAGAGAGTCATCATAATAATGTGGTCCGGTACTAATagaattgattttctttttaaaggaGATCAACTATTCTTATAGTCACTAATTAGAGGAAAGTCAGATAATTCATAATTGTATACACGTCTTTATAAAAGAATAGTCAAATGAAGTGTAtctgtattattatttttgaagtacagtTTATGTTATccttttgaagttttggttatttaatttgttttatttacaatattaattcttaactattttcctaaaataacaattcctggaaactcatttaatgtaactatttaaatcgatctaatttgatacatttattgtcataaatagcttgacaacatctatacatttcgatttatccaaaaacaactctacgcattaaatttttaatcccataaaaatctccaaacatattttaatagatctttagagactgtatgatctcttaaatttaaatgacacagccgagtttgagtaacaaatgattacaatcgcaataattattataacgttaataaagttcataaaaacgagaaCTCAACTTTAGAAAGTcaataatcgggtatatttaactttagcatcaagaaaaacatttaatataatatatattgtgttaagaaactgaatattattatgCGATAATGTTATTAACTCAAACTGAATCTTTTACTGTTACGGATcgtaaactccttgctcatcaagcattttccatgtataaatatcaacttcacaaataaacacaacacacaaccaaaaccactaatatgacggttttgaaacacgggttaaaccactaatatgacggtttgttgttatatagcgggacatgttattaacatgacggtttgaattaacattagtataaatataaaatattattaattttcagttttgaaATACGGGTTAAATAttcctttaattatttggtcaatatcactaatataagaatattagacatattaaatcaggataatttaactaaaattttgtaaaacaattaaataattggtaaaattgtgacttaatccgacaatagcttataaatcACATATTTACGTATTTATTTCccctattattgttctaataatttgACAATCCAAACACAATTatcatttaactaaataaaacaaactaaatatatataaaaaaactattgttttatattcaagtatacaatacaattatttttaataactaaattcgaagattttgttaggatttcaatttatgattctcctatcatctgtattttattttatttacaaattgtttggaatttttatataatacttataattaataaaatgcatatttttctgcatatgttgtgatttgaattttttaaaacgaagatatattactcaatgtatgaaaatgtgtgttttaatttccacattggcgggttggcaaaactaaatttatatagatgataaattaataatttttatttgctcacaattataatattttaattactattttatatttcacaaaataatgatgcaaatacaacaaataaacaatataaaattgtaataatacgtcaaaaataaaatactataatattctaaaatatttagtattcaaatagactaatagatttacctaacaattaaaaataaatattatctcaaacaaaataattttttaaaaaaataaaacaatagtttttattattatactataattttttttaaaatgttgatccgtgctttaagcacgggatatatcctagtatGTTCTAATAATGAAATGTTTATCTATTTAGATAATAACTAGGTTTGATCCaacttgaaatttaataaaataaaacacaacttTATCGCCGACAAAACTTTCATAAGGTTGAATAGGTTCGAAATTGAATGATATTATAGAGTCGCGTATTCAAGACGCATAATAACATACTAGGTACGGATCCGCATGTACGTGCAGggttatttttacataattttaaaaaaattagaaaatgttcACGTAAACCTCTACTCAGACATGCATGAGtatataagataaaattaagatataatttagatAAGTGATATTAcgtgtatattattttaaactaatCCAAACATTTCCAACTGTTTGTTTAGGGGTGTTAAATCAATTTTGAATTCGATTTCAGTTTCATTTattcaattgaaaataaataatatcaaccatatcatataatcaaataatatcaactgtatTATATCGTCAAATAACCACAACCTTATATAACCATAACTGATAGTTAATAAACCGTAATTGTATCCGTGTTCATGCCTACTTGACCATACCCATCCCGTTGCATATCATAGAATTTCCAGATAacctaaatataattttcaagcGATCAAACCGTCTAATATGTCTGACTGCAacgtttaaaatttttttgacccGAAATAATCCCATTCCCAAAATGACATGAGTAAATAGTATGTCCGAATATGTTCTGCTTGAATTCTTGTTCCCGAAATTCTCGTACCATATTTTGTCATACATGAATATACCCATacaaaattctcataacctGATTATTATGCAACTAAATTGAAcgattttctaaaatataataaatctgttgtttaatcttttttttcttaatatgtaaattgggtcagtttggcaacatggatatttaatatgattttttttaacccttaagtgtatttcccaattaatagtatagatttccttcaatttttgaatgaaatattccttagttataataatgaaaatttaatgtaaataatatagtaagagaaagaaaaataataaatgagatATAaagcgtgagtattttatataggagataccagaagaaattttattaagaagaattatattaatttggattggatattattagtttttctaataatatttgtgtctgtaattgatggagaaataaaattacaaatcataAATCAAATCTTATTGTTTCGTGATAGGGAAGactataattggtcattagatcccttATATAATTGGTCTTAGTTACAGTATTATATTAgtggattttataaattttaattggtcattagattcttatatatatcagctattggtataatattattacttgttttaatttttattggacTGAAGTTTCTAAAGTTTaagatttctgtaaaaacactataactacatatttatatataatgtttaactacatagttatccaaattaaagtatatatttatgtCATTTCAATTGGTGATCATAcgttttttttggcaaatataggtattgtttttagcaaaataataaacattgagccagtttcaaatgatcttcgATTCCTTCACCattagagctttataaaattattagaaaggtaacattatttatatttctgaagatatgattttaaatatatatgtgtttacatctcataatatagttatattattatattacaatacatagtgaaattaatttaattttaaaaatatgtaggggataatatttatcaaattttgaataatatttaccaattttaaaatttataggagcaaaatattgtgtatataaacaaattgaataGCAATGACAGTtgacaagaaaatatatatatagcagtggcagttttatgtaattttatgaaatacTAAGGGCAAATAATTAATTAGGTATGGAACTCTCTGGCGATGACAAGTCaatttttactctaaaatgcttctcttttaatatataggggatggTTATCAATACATTAAACGGACATAAAATCATAGAAATATTACTCCTtctgtcccacaaagattgatgttttgggatatttttttgtcccacgaaaattgatgttttgaaaacttcaagaagtaatcattgaaaatatttaaaattttaaatttttattggttaaaatttaaataatatctctttagtcaaagaaaaactatatttaaactcagtaattattgttttcttaaaatgtgtaaaagattctaaacatcaatcttttagagaTAGAGGGAGTAGATTGGATCGCTAGAATAGGTCGCATTTTAAAATGAACTAGAAATAGGTCCATGTGTTTTCGGTTGGGTATGGATTGCTTTCGAATCAGCGTACTACATAGGATGAAGAAAatacaactataaatatattaagaGATGCAATTAAGATAAACAATATTAACGACGAAGAAGTACgtgataaaatattataactaaagGCCAATGGAAAGATGGTTATGATTTAATGTAGAgagcaaacaaataaataaatgaaaagactcaactataaaaatctttaaatacaTAACTAATTaggttttaccccgtggtacaccacggtctattattttattaatatatatactgttaacggttgtagataaagttttgtaaaaactCTTGATTTGCAAGttgaaaatatacattttacgatttgttagttatgatttaggaatgaatgataaggcatattcttattatgattcttaattgatattattggattaataatatacatttaaagctaataagatcttaccaaatatgtaatcgtttattaaacgcaaattatatatttcctaagatgtattcatcttaaattatcttgaattagttgctatattatagggatgtgattaagagGAAGTGGTTACATAATCtgggttatcaattctttttgtcaaactcggccCTAAAAATTCAGCATGCAAATTAGATCTTTCCTAAGATATAATgggcattaattggatgtaaataagtatgttatggtttaaaaaccggcccaaaatattcgtcaatcttaaggaggatccggataattaaatcggttataattttagttaaaaacccgatccgaagttggcaaaaagtgatgacATCCtgttgtactccaaaaatgtatttcgagctctatatgtggatatacttgtttggttacaaatatcctaagacaatttttaatatatatccgtttataaaaattcaaatcatattaTATTGCTGAAAAATATCtaacattttattaactttatgtattaaatagtaattaaaataattaaatataagattaaataaaaatgaaaggagaattatattttaatctaacatattgatttgaATTAGATagttatattttagaaaattaatattatcaaataaggaaatgattgtgtttggttgtaatgattgtagagaatttagttgagacttatttggatacaaagataagagaggatgaaacaaaaatgtacttcaaaatgttaagatagataagaAAAacagttagaaaaaaaaagatacatggtaaaaaaaatacaaagccTAATGAAAAGATCCAACCTTAAGGTTGCTTAATGAAAAGACACaagtataaaaatctttgaaaatgtGATTAATAAGGTGATTCATTTTCTAAGGTTGCCTAATGAAAAGacacaattataattaaaaaattataactagtaaaataaatgtttaaaagagGAATATGTAAATGACAagaatataactaaaaaacGCTAATGAATAGACGTAACTCTAAGATTCATTTCCTAGGATTGTTATTATTAAGAGATTGTTTactttagttttgatttttatataaactaG
Coding sequences within:
- the LOC104741410 gene encoding RING-H2 finger protein ATL20-like, giving the protein MMTLSKQFSLLVFLFVFLFPLRHASNPQKCPSSYMESYINNCERLGVPIRFPFCGHTGFNVHCNKLINKTVLELPMSGTFLVETINYSEQQIYISDPEKCLVKRLLTFNTSGSPFSNGFSVNYTFLTCPNEIVIPSWYPTITCLSNSTTSFFATSNLSLANSMLPSCQVVKRLAVPVSVGFKDVLFKERFSGVINYVDLMLEWSSPNCRSCENQFLRCGFKNKASLQVKCFADKSGGLSNRLRVLIITLCTIGGIIIFTTCIVIRIYNSERFVTQRRQNTAFASRTVTQQPREVVVTTGLDQSTIESYKKVELGESRRLPGTNGIICPICLSEYASKEIVRCIPQCDHCFHVECIDAWLKIHGSCPVCRRNSRS